The following are encoded together in the Pseudodesulfovibrio indicus genome:
- a CDS encoding transporter substrate-binding domain-containing protein — MNISISAFCKVALACMLALVLASGPALASDTLSQIKESGVLKVAVPQDFPPFGSVGPDMQPIGYDIDMAALIAAKLGVQVKLVPVTSTNRIPYLTTGKVDLVISSLGKNPERAAVIDFSNAYAPFFNGVFGTSDEKVASAADLADKTVAVTRGSIEDLELTKVAPQSTVIKRFEDNSSTIAAYQTGQVDLVATGNVVAASINDKKPAKMLETKFMIKNSPCYVGVAKEQPALMEQVNAIIAGAKKDGSLGAIAEKWLHNPLPENL, encoded by the coding sequence ACATTTCAATCAGCGCCTTCTGCAAGGTCGCCCTCGCGTGCATGCTGGCCTTGGTCCTCGCAAGCGGCCCCGCCCTCGCCTCGGACACCCTGTCGCAGATCAAGGAATCCGGCGTCCTCAAGGTCGCCGTGCCTCAGGACTTCCCCCCGTTCGGTTCCGTCGGCCCGGACATGCAGCCCATCGGTTACGACATAGACATGGCCGCCCTGATCGCCGCCAAGCTCGGCGTGCAGGTCAAGCTGGTCCCGGTGACCAGCACCAACCGCATCCCCTACCTGACCACCGGCAAGGTGGATCTGGTCATCTCCTCGCTGGGCAAGAACCCCGAGCGGGCCGCGGTCATCGACTTCTCCAACGCCTACGCCCCGTTCTTCAACGGCGTCTTCGGCACCAGTGACGAGAAGGTCGCCTCCGCCGCCGACCTGGCCGACAAGACCGTCGCCGTCACCCGCGGCTCCATCGAGGACCTGGAGCTGACCAAGGTCGCGCCCCAGTCCACGGTCATCAAGCGGTTCGAGGACAACAGCTCGACCATCGCCGCCTACCAGACCGGCCAGGTGGACCTGGTCGCCACCGGCAACGTCGTGGCCGCCTCCATCAACGACAAGAAGCCCGCCAAGATGCTGGAGACCAAGTTCATGATCAAGAACTCGCCCTGCTACGTGGGCGTCGCCAAGGAGCAGCCCGCGCTCATGGAACAGGTCAACGCCATCATCGCGGGCGCCAAGAAGGACGGTTCCCTCGGCGCCATCGCCGAGAAGTGGCTGCACAACCCCCTGCCCGAGAACCTCTAG
- a CDS encoding amino acid ABC transporter permease translates to MSYQFSIEPIISNWGMFVEGGLMTLLLTALGSVVGIGAGILGAVSRAWKLKILHPVYTVYVECVRNTPFLVQLYFIFFGLPALGVRLSGWEASFLAMALNLGAYSTEIIRAGVQSIPRGQMEAAESLALSRWQTFRFVVLRPALKNVWPALCSQIIIVMLGSSVCSQVAAQELTYTANLIQSRTFRAFEIYAFSTFLYLLLAIMVRKFLYVLGNRFIFGRTA, encoded by the coding sequence ATGTCCTATCAATTTTCCATCGAACCGATCATCAGCAACTGGGGAATGTTCGTCGAGGGCGGCCTGATGACGCTGCTCCTGACCGCCCTCGGATCGGTCGTCGGCATCGGGGCCGGCATTCTCGGCGCGGTCTCCCGGGCCTGGAAGTTGAAAATCCTGCACCCGGTCTACACCGTGTATGTGGAATGCGTCAGGAACACCCCGTTCCTGGTCCAGCTCTACTTCATCTTTTTCGGCCTGCCCGCCCTCGGCGTGAGGCTGAGCGGATGGGAGGCCTCGTTCCTGGCCATGGCCCTGAACCTCGGGGCCTACTCCACCGAGATCATCCGGGCGGGCGTCCAGTCCATCCCGCGCGGCCAGATGGAGGCCGCCGAATCACTGGCCCTGAGCCGCTGGCAGACCTTCCGTTTCGTGGTCCTGCGCCCGGCCCTGAAGAACGTCTGGCCCGCCCTGTGCAGCCAGATCATCATCGTCATGCTCGGCTCGTCGGTCTGCTCCCAGGTGGCCGCGCAGGAGCTGACCTACACGGCCAACCTCATCCAGTCGCGGACCTTCCGGGCGTTCGAGATATATGCCTTCAGCACGTTCCTGTACCTCCTGCTGGCGATCATGGTCCGCAAGTTCCTGTACGTCCTGGGCAACAGGTTCATCTTCGGGAGGACGGCATGA
- a CDS encoding amino acid ABC transporter permease — MIEFTLWDIVRHLLLGAAWTVGLSLIAFVSGGAVGLLILIARISSRPALSRPARAYIEFFQDTPLLMQLFLIFFGIGLLGFDISPLATAALGLTLFTSAYLAEIWRGCVESIANGQWEAGESLALGRWQQLRFVILPQAVRIAVPPTVGFSVQVVKGTAVTSIIGFMEITKTGSMISNATFKPLLVYGLVALGYFIICYPLSALARQVERRLHAACSR, encoded by the coding sequence ATGATCGAATTCACCCTCTGGGACATCGTCCGCCATCTCCTCCTGGGAGCGGCCTGGACCGTCGGGCTGTCGCTCATCGCCTTTGTCTCGGGCGGCGCGGTCGGCCTGCTGATCCTCATCGCCCGCATCTCGTCCCGCCCGGCCCTGTCCCGGCCCGCCCGGGCGTACATCGAATTCTTCCAGGACACGCCGCTCCTGATGCAGCTCTTCCTGATCTTCTTCGGCATCGGCCTGCTCGGCTTCGACATCTCGCCGCTGGCCACCGCCGCCCTGGGGCTGACCCTGTTCACCAGCGCCTACCTGGCCGAAATCTGGCGCGGCTGCGTGGAGTCCATCGCCAACGGCCAATGGGAGGCCGGGGAGAGCCTGGCCCTGGGCCGCTGGCAACAGCTGCGCTTCGTCATCCTGCCCCAGGCCGTCCGCATCGCCGTACCCCCCACCGTCGGATTCTCGGTCCAGGTGGTCAAGGGAACCGCGGTCACCTCGATCATAGGCTTCATGGAAATCACCAAGACCGGTTCCATGATCTCCAACGCGACCTTCAAGCCGCTGCTCGTCTACGGCCTGGTCGCCCTGGGATACTTCATCATCTGTTATCCGCTGTCGGCCCTGGCCAGACAGGTGGAAAGGAGGCTCCATGCCGCTTGTAGCCGCTGA
- a CDS encoding amino acid ABC transporter ATP-binding protein → MPLVAAEGIHKSFGDNEVLKGVDLKVAEGEVVAIIGRSGSGKSTLLRILNGLESFDDGILVIDGDRRTGTEADLRPLRLKVGMVFQQFNLFPHLTAGENVMLAPKQVKKVDSSEVRALAEEMLARVGLADKFNAYPDQLSGGQQQRVAIARSLAMQPKVLLCDEITSALDPELVGEVLEVVRKLAEEGMTLIMVTHEMRFAREVGDKLVFMHQGKVHEQGDPKALFAAPSTPELASFIQAID, encoded by the coding sequence ATGCCGCTTGTAGCCGCTGAGGGCATTCACAAGAGTTTCGGGGACAACGAGGTCCTCAAGGGCGTCGACCTGAAGGTCGCGGAAGGCGAAGTCGTGGCCATCATCGGCCGCAGCGGCTCCGGCAAGAGCACCCTGCTGCGCATCCTCAACGGCCTGGAGTCCTTTGACGACGGCATCCTGGTCATCGACGGCGACCGCCGGACCGGCACCGAGGCGGATCTCCGCCCCCTGCGCCTCAAGGTCGGCATGGTCTTCCAGCAGTTCAACCTGTTCCCCCACCTGACCGCCGGGGAGAACGTCATGCTCGCCCCGAAGCAGGTCAAGAAGGTGGATTCGAGTGAGGTCCGCGCCCTGGCCGAGGAAATGCTCGCCCGGGTGGGCCTCGCCGACAAGTTCAACGCCTATCCCGACCAGCTGTCCGGGGGCCAGCAGCAGCGGGTGGCCATCGCCCGCTCCCTGGCCATGCAGCCCAAGGTCCTGCTGTGCGACGAGATCACCTCGGCCCTGGACCCGGAGCTGGTGGGCGAGGTCCTGGAAGTGGTCCGCAAGCTGGCCGAGGAGGGCATGACCCTGATCATGGTCACCCACGAGATGCGCTTCGCCCGCGAGGTCGGCGACAAGCTCGTCTTCATGCACCAGGGCAAGGTCCATGAGCAGGGCGACCCCAAGGCGCTCTTCGCCGCACCGTCCACACCGGAACTGGCCTCCTTCATCCAGGCCATCGATTAA
- a CDS encoding Zn-dependent hydrolase, translated as MNTIHINPERLQRFLTEIAAYGATPDGGVTRLALSDEDRDARNRLRAWFEEAGCETKIDRMGNMFFVRPGKNRALRPVMTGSHCDSQPQGGRFDGILGIVGGLEAVCALNDAGATLERDLIVVNWTNEEGSRFTPGTTGSGVFAGKLDREAMYALKDRDGLTFGAELERIGYKGDEDFNPGPLHANFEYHIEQGPVLERRGMTIGVPKGIVCLRWFDVFIEGVPNHAGPTPMDERQDAIHAFARMASEIFAIGLDSDGVVATVGEVHPSPNSRNVIAGKVHFTIDVRGWDETETDRVCAEIERTVAEKARVTGTTAELRRTWEVERAPFHPRLVSLIRDTARELGLPALDMVSGASHDTVYINQSTPSAMIFVPSIGGRSHAEVEETSWTDCAAGADVLLNCLVKTCNDPEGAEYA; from the coding sequence ATGAACACCATCCATATCAATCCCGAGCGGCTGCAACGGTTCCTGACCGAGATCGCCGCCTACGGGGCGACCCCCGACGGGGGCGTCACCCGGCTGGCCCTGAGCGACGAGGACCGGGACGCCCGAAACCGGCTGCGGGCCTGGTTCGAGGAAGCGGGCTGCGAGACGAAGATCGACCGCATGGGCAACATGTTCTTTGTCCGCCCCGGCAAGAACCGCGCCCTGCGCCCGGTCATGACCGGCTCGCACTGCGACTCCCAGCCCCAGGGCGGCCGCTTCGACGGCATCCTCGGCATCGTCGGCGGGCTGGAGGCGGTCTGCGCCCTGAACGACGCGGGCGCGACCCTGGAGCGCGACCTCATCGTGGTCAACTGGACCAACGAGGAGGGCAGCCGCTTCACCCCCGGCACCACCGGCTCGGGCGTGTTCGCGGGAAAGCTCGACCGAGAGGCCATGTACGCCCTGAAGGACCGCGACGGCCTTACCTTCGGCGCGGAACTCGAACGCATCGGCTACAAGGGCGACGAGGACTTCAACCCCGGCCCCCTGCACGCCAATTTCGAGTACCACATCGAACAGGGGCCGGTGCTGGAGCGCCGGGGGATGACCATCGGCGTGCCCAAGGGCATCGTCTGCCTCCGCTGGTTCGACGTGTTTATCGAGGGCGTGCCCAACCACGCCGGGCCGACCCCCATGGACGAGCGCCAGGACGCGATCCACGCCTTCGCCCGCATGGCCTCGGAGATTTTCGCCATCGGCCTCGACTCCGACGGCGTGGTGGCCACCGTGGGCGAGGTGCACCCCTCCCCCAACTCGCGCAACGTCATCGCGGGCAAGGTCCACTTCACCATCGACGTGCGCGGCTGGGACGAGACGGAGACCGACCGCGTCTGCGCCGAGATCGAGAGGACGGTGGCCGAAAAGGCGCGGGTCACCGGGACCACCGCCGAGCTGCGCCGCACCTGGGAAGTGGAGCGCGCGCCCTTCCATCCGCGGCTGGTGTCCCTGATCCGCGACACCGCGCGCGAACTGGGGCTGCCCGCCCTGGACATGGTCTCGGGCGCGTCCCACGACACCGTGTACATCAACCAGTCCACGCCCAGCGCCATGATCTTCGTGCCGTCCATCGGCGGCCGGAGCCACGCCGAGGTGGAAGAGACCTCCTGGACCGACTGCGCGGCCGGAGCCGACGTGCTCCTCAACTGCCTGGTCAAGACCTGCAACGACCCCGAAGGCGCGGAGTACGCCTAA
- the ilvC gene encoding ketol-acid reductoisomerase, translating to MSDIQFEKIYRDEDVDLSVLDGRTIAIIGYGSQGRAQSMNMRESGVNIIVGAGDRTRHSSWDKAEADGFEVYSIEEAVEKADIVHILLQDPAQPSVYYDSIHKHLKPGQTLSFAHGFAILYGTIKPPKDVDVVLFVPNGPGPVTRQKFKDGSGIWGCVSVDQDVSGNAMATALAISKAVGSTRVGVVEMTFQHETEGDNYEEQVLYGGTIHLMRTMFDIMVRNGYPRSFAYAKAIRSIRSIIDDIDAVGIESYLTSRASRTCEFAVRHSGPRVINEAAMEAIFQETERGIFARNWLQEFSLGMPTLNRMRRTWADSDMEKTGKIWRDKFGK from the coding sequence ATGAGCGACATCCAATTCGAGAAGATCTACCGCGACGAGGACGTGGACCTGTCCGTCCTCGACGGCAGGACCATCGCCATCATCGGCTACGGCAGCCAGGGCCGCGCCCAGTCCATGAACATGCGCGAGAGCGGCGTGAACATAATCGTGGGCGCGGGCGACCGCACCCGCCACTCCAGCTGGGACAAGGCCGAGGCGGACGGCTTCGAGGTCTATTCCATCGAGGAGGCCGTGGAAAAGGCGGACATCGTCCACATCCTGCTCCAGGACCCGGCCCAGCCGTCCGTGTACTACGACTCCATCCACAAGCACCTGAAGCCGGGCCAGACCCTGAGCTTCGCCCACGGCTTCGCCATCCTCTACGGCACCATCAAGCCGCCCAAGGACGTGGACGTGGTCCTGTTCGTGCCCAACGGCCCCGGCCCGGTCACCCGCCAGAAATTCAAGGACGGCTCCGGCATCTGGGGCTGCGTCAGCGTGGACCAGGACGTCAGCGGCAACGCCATGGCCACGGCCCTGGCCATCTCCAAGGCGGTCGGCTCCACCCGCGTGGGCGTGGTCGAGATGACCTTCCAGCACGAGACCGAGGGCGACAACTACGAGGAGCAGGTGCTCTACGGCGGGACCATCCATCTCATGCGCACCATGTTCGACATCATGGTCAGGAACGGCTACCCGCGCTCCTTCGCCTACGCCAAGGCGATCCGCTCCATCCGCTCGATCATCGACGACATCGACGCCGTGGGCATCGAGTCCTACCTGACCTCCCGGGCCAGCCGGACCTGCGAATTCGCCGTGCGCCACAGCGGCCCGCGCGTCATCAACGAGGCAGCCATGGAAGCAATCTTCCAGGAGACCGAGCGCGGCATCTTCGCCCGCAACTGGCTGCAGGAATTTTCCCTGGGAATGCCCACCCTGAACCGCATGCGCCGCACCTGGGCGGATTCGGACATGGAAAAGACCGGAAAAATCTGGCGCGACAAGTTCGGAAAATAG
- the allE gene encoding (S)-ureidoglycine aminohydrolase — protein sequence MRHDHPGLAQARGQLRAVDRDRVRKGPHHHPIRPRGGRGVVPLRPGRSRDPQGHRGRPRRDPGRRGYVYAPPGKGVGFASAGDAPVRILLYKQRFVPHPDPEMRRPWMVTGSIRAIEERFYDNMENVFVRDLLPVDEAFDMNFHTLAFLPGGCHPFVETHVQEHGAYIYEGQGLYLLDEEWIPVQTEDFLWFAPYCKQACYGTGLTRMEYIYSKDCHRDEAI from the coding sequence ATGCGCCATGACCATCCTGGCCTCGCCCAAGCTCGGGGCCAACTTCGTGCAGTTGATCGGGACCGTGTCCGAAAAGGGCCACACCACCATCCCATACGGCCGCGAGGAGGGCGTGGAGTCGTTCCTCTTCGTCCTGGACGGAGCCGGGACCCTCAAGGTCACCGTGGACGGCCGCGCCGAGACCCTGGCCGCCGGGGGTACGTCTACGCGCCCCCGGGCAAGGGCGTCGGCTTCGCCTCGGCGGGCGACGCGCCGGTGCGCATCCTGCTCTACAAGCAGCGGTTCGTGCCCCACCCGGACCCGGAGATGCGCAGGCCGTGGATGGTCACCGGCTCCATCCGGGCCATCGAGGAGCGGTTCTACGACAACATGGAGAACGTCTTCGTGCGCGACCTGCTGCCCGTGGACGAGGCCTTTGACATGAACTTCCACACCCTGGCGTTCCTGCCCGGCGGCTGCCATCCCTTTGTGGAGACCCACGTCCAGGAGCACGGTGCCTACATCTACGAGGGCCAGGGGCTGTATCTCCTCGACGAGGAATGGATTCCGGTGCAGACCGAGGACTTCCTGTGGTTCGCCCCCTACTGCAAGCAGGCCTGCTACGGCACCGGGCTGACCCGCATGGAGTACATCTACTCCAAGGACTGCCACCGCGACGAAGCGATCTGA
- a CDS encoding NAD kinase has protein sequence MTIEPLRIACAASDTPTARERHAVLKERYPLVPPDEADVLVALGGDGFMLRTVHENLDRNIPIYGMNCGSIGFLLNQFDPDGLPEKLRAAQVHLLHPLAMTATTVDGERIPALAFNEVAMLRNSQQSANIRLFINGRERLDKLVCDGVMIATPAGSTAYNLSAHGPIIPMGSNVLALTPICPFRPRRWNGALLPNTATVEFEILAPRRRPVNVTADFLEVRNAAHIHVREDLEREARILFAPDHSLEERIFNEQFVH, from the coding sequence ATGACCATCGAACCACTGCGAATCGCCTGTGCGGCCTCGGATACGCCCACGGCCAGGGAGCGGCACGCCGTCTTGAAGGAACGCTACCCGCTGGTCCCCCCGGACGAGGCCGACGTCCTGGTGGCGCTGGGCGGCGACGGCTTCATGCTCCGCACCGTGCACGAGAACCTGGACCGGAACATCCCCATCTACGGCATGAACTGCGGCTCCATCGGGTTCCTGCTCAACCAGTTCGACCCGGACGGGTTGCCGGAAAAGCTGCGCGCGGCCCAGGTTCACCTGCTCCACCCGCTGGCCATGACCGCCACCACCGTGGACGGCGAACGCATCCCGGCCCTGGCCTTCAACGAGGTGGCCATGCTCCGCAACTCCCAGCAGTCGGCCAACATCCGGCTGTTCATCAACGGCCGGGAGCGCCTGGACAAGTTGGTCTGCGACGGGGTCATGATCGCCACCCCGGCGGGCAGCACGGCCTACAACCTGTCCGCCCACGGCCCGATCATCCCCATGGGCTCCAACGTCCTGGCCCTGACCCCCATCTGCCCCTTCCGGCCCCGGCGCTGGAACGGCGCGCTGCTGCCCAACACCGCCACCGTGGAGTTCGAGATCCTCGCCCCCCGCCGCCGCCCGGTGAACGTCACCGCGGACTTTCTGGAGGTCCGCAACGCGGCCCACATCCACGTCCGCGAGGACCTGGAGCGCGAGGCCCGCATCCTGTTCGCCCCGGACCACTCCCTGGAGGAGCGCATCTTCAACGAGCAGTTCGTCCACTGA
- a CDS encoding MFS transporter, translating to MQPTTSNRTLVAILGGGLFSALGVGLFAFILPLVSLDERVSGAWIGTAFAGYYLAKLLVSPLSGLAADRFGPRRVLIAATCAGCLVPLAYFAVPSLMTLYAIQICLGLVSGLVRPVGLAALGGSGSGPALSRRFAVHAALFSGATFAGPILGGLLYQGGTMEPVLLGLVLCLGLALAATGLLPAGTATTRPREEEPAGNPRPSREKTFALLLAIGGRSLGIGLLTAFYPIVLASALGRHGPVVAAVYAVPGLATFLGLALSGRFTHRAPHMDRIVLGMLLSACGLFALGECTRLWQFVTFGTLMGFGSALSIPASMFLASTLTRRQGAIFGAANLASGLGFLFGPLLGGLIIARLHSPLPALQAAAVLGAFCCLPMLAVVFREQFHWGRGMVRTAVVCLGILFAALMTAGLSPNLGLDRPERDLYRFTDVAMGTVVNLTLEAQSREGASLAARRAMTAMRALQQDFDHRNPRGSVGRINRAAGQSWVKPSPRTFSLLTRALELSRATNGVFDPTVGALTTSPFYYAMDESVARAKSGLVDYRLVLLDRPGARVRLKKRGMALDLGGIAKGTIVDAAVELLQKQGIRAGIVEAGGDFRCFGDRQWRVGVRHPRTSAVFQTIPIRERSVCGSGDYQQFVDAGDGADGQRHHHIIDPSTLDSAHESIGVTVIADTAELADGLATTLFIMGPARGTEFLKRYSPDSAAIWFLPDRTVAYTDNFPH from the coding sequence ATGCAGCCGACCACGAGCAACCGAACCCTCGTCGCCATCCTGGGGGGCGGACTCTTCTCCGCCCTGGGCGTGGGGCTGTTCGCCTTCATCCTGCCCCTGGTCTCCCTGGACGAGCGGGTCAGCGGCGCGTGGATCGGCACCGCCTTTGCCGGGTACTATCTGGCCAAGCTCCTGGTCTCGCCCCTGTCCGGGCTGGCCGCCGACCGGTTCGGCCCCCGGCGCGTGCTCATCGCGGCCACCTGCGCGGGCTGCCTCGTCCCCCTCGCCTATTTCGCCGTTCCCTCTCTGATGACGCTCTACGCCATCCAGATCTGCCTGGGGCTGGTCTCCGGCCTGGTCCGGCCCGTGGGGCTGGCCGCCCTGGGCGGCTCCGGCTCCGGCCCGGCCCTGTCCCGGCGGTTCGCGGTCCACGCCGCCCTGTTCAGCGGCGCGACCTTTGCCGGGCCGATCCTGGGCGGGCTGCTCTACCAGGGCGGGACCATGGAGCCGGTGCTGCTGGGGTTGGTCCTCTGCCTGGGGCTGGCCCTGGCCGCCACCGGCCTGCTGCCCGCCGGGACAGCCACCACCCGCCCCCGCGAGGAGGAACCCGCCGGGAACCCGCGCCCGTCCCGCGAGAAGACCTTCGCCCTGCTCCTGGCCATCGGCGGGCGCAGCCTGGGCATCGGGCTGCTGACCGCCTTCTATCCCATCGTCCTGGCCTCCGCCCTGGGGCGGCACGGCCCGGTGGTGGCGGCGGTCTACGCCGTTCCCGGCCTGGCCACCTTCCTGGGGCTGGCCCTGTCGGGCCGGTTCACCCACCGCGCCCCGCACATGGACCGCATCGTCCTCGGCATGCTGCTCAGCGCGTGCGGCCTGTTCGCCCTGGGCGAGTGCACCCGGCTGTGGCAGTTCGTGACCTTCGGCACGCTCATGGGGTTCGGCTCGGCCCTGTCCATCCCGGCGTCCATGTTCCTGGCCTCCACCCTGACCCGCAGGCAGGGGGCCATCTTCGGCGCGGCCAACCTCGCCTCGGGCCTGGGCTTCCTGTTCGGGCCGCTGCTCGGCGGGCTGATCATCGCCCGGCTCCACTCGCCCCTGCCCGCCCTCCAGGCGGCGGCCGTGCTCGGCGCGTTCTGCTGCCTGCCCATGCTGGCCGTGGTCTTTCGCGAGCAATTCCACTGGGGGCGCGGCATGGTCCGCACCGCCGTGGTCTGCCTCGGCATCCTGTTCGCGGCCCTGATGACCGCCGGCCTCTCCCCCAACCTGGGCCTGGACCGCCCGGAACGGGACCTCTACCGGTTCACGGACGTGGCCATGGGCACGGTGGTCAATCTGACCCTGGAGGCGCAGAGCCGCGAGGGCGCGTCCCTGGCCGCGCGCCGGGCGATGACCGCCATGCGCGCCCTGCAGCAGGACTTCGACCACCGCAACCCGCGCGGCTCCGTGGGGCGCATCAACCGCGCCGCCGGGCAGTCCTGGGTCAAGCCCTCGCCCCGGACCTTCTCCCTGCTCACGCGGGCGCTCGAACTGAGCAGGGCCACGAACGGGGTGTTCGACCCCACGGTGGGCGCGCTGACCACCTCGCCCTTCTACTACGCCATGGACGAATCCGTGGCCCGGGCCAAGTCCGGGCTGGTGGACTACCGGCTGGTGCTCCTGGACCGGCCCGGCGCCAGGGTCCGGCTCAAGAAGCGGGGCATGGCCCTGGACCTCGGCGGCATCGCCAAGGGGACCATCGTGGACGCCGCCGTGGAGCTGCTCCAAAAGCAGGGCATCCGGGCGGGCATCGTGGAGGCGGGCGGCGACTTCCGCTGTTTCGGCGACCGCCAGTGGCGGGTGGGCGTCCGCCACCCGCGCACCTCCGCCGTGTTCCAGACAATCCCCATCCGGGAGCGCAGCGTATGCGGCTCCGGGGACTACCAGCAGTTCGTGGACGCGGGCGACGGCGCGGACGGGCAGCGCCACCACCACATCATCGATCCGTCGACCCTGGACTCGGCCCACGAGTCCATCGGCGTCACGGTCATCGCGGACACGGCGGAGCTGGCCGACGGGCTGGCCACCACCCTGTTCATCATGGGCCCGGCCAGGGGGACCGAATTCCTGAAACGCTACTCCCCGGACAGCGCGGCCATCTGGTTCCTGCCCGACCGCACCGTGGCCTACACCGACAATTTCCCGCACTGA
- a CDS encoding sensor histidine kinase — protein sequence MKLNETRFNAPAVTMGLLLLVGLPFIVGLLVQYDYLQELKQVSDERLTLYEMTLDSELRKYEYLPYLISENGMVSAFLTKGGEGVPVNRFLKRVNTIAESSVVYIIGTDGVVKAASNWDRPNAFIGLDLGFRPYFRDAMEGRQGTFFGVGITRGEPGIYISHPIKDRDEVIGVAVAKIALSPLEHLWKEGGETLFVTDANGVIVLTSRPSWKYMSLTPLDEGTIQEIHNREHYPRFQLKHLPWKTRTRFGFVQETTIGKERFLMNTRGISGTDWKISYLTPQAPLWERTLGVSLTTFVLLGLAVLTRLFLRERRQREISRQQAVEANRIRDINRQLEQEVEERKRTEHELRAAQEELIQAGKLAALGEMATAIAHELNQPIAATKTYVASCRLMLKRDKLDDLDPTLRKVSELGDRMAKVTGQLKSFARKTTDKEIEFDLRQAVKEALNLMKHQFVVENCDLKLSMPGQPVQVMGDRMRMEQVLINLFRNGLDALQDTPEPLIGVRLYEDGDRATIHVWDNGPGIAEEVGKKIFEPFVTTKKEGIGVGLGLSISYKIVKDMRGDFRVANREPNGAEFFIHLPLCKHQQEAKL from the coding sequence ATGAAACTCAACGAAACCCGGTTCAACGCCCCGGCCGTGACCATGGGGCTGCTGCTGCTCGTCGGCCTGCCGTTCATCGTCGGGCTGCTGGTGCAGTACGACTATCTCCAGGAGCTGAAGCAGGTCTCGGACGAGCGGCTGACCCTGTACGAAATGACCCTCGATTCGGAGCTGCGCAAGTACGAATACCTGCCCTACCTGATCTCCGAGAACGGCATGGTCTCCGCCTTCCTGACCAAGGGCGGCGAGGGCGTGCCGGTCAACCGGTTCCTCAAGCGCGTGAACACCATCGCCGAGTCGTCCGTGGTCTACATCATCGGCACGGACGGCGTCGTCAAGGCGGCCTCCAACTGGGACCGCCCCAACGCCTTCATCGGCCTGGACCTCGGCTTCCGCCCCTACTTCCGCGACGCCATGGAAGGCCGACAGGGGACCTTCTTCGGCGTGGGCATCACCCGCGGCGAGCCGGGCATCTACATCTCGCACCCCATCAAGGACCGGGACGAGGTCATCGGCGTGGCCGTGGCCAAGATCGCCCTGTCCCCCCTGGAGCATCTCTGGAAGGAGGGCGGCGAGACCCTGTTCGTGACCGACGCCAACGGGGTCATCGTCCTGACCAGCCGCCCGTCGTGGAAGTACATGTCCCTGACCCCGCTGGACGAGGGCACCATCCAGGAGATCCATAACCGGGAGCACTATCCCCGGTTCCAGCTCAAGCACCTGCCGTGGAAGACCCGGACCAGGTTCGGCTTCGTCCAGGAGACGACCATCGGCAAGGAGCGGTTCCTGATGAACACCCGGGGCATCTCCGGCACGGACTGGAAGATCAGCTACCTGACCCCCCAGGCCCCCCTGTGGGAGCGGACCCTCGGCGTCTCCCTGACCACCTTCGTCCTCCTGGGGCTGGCCGTGCTGACCCGGCTCTTCCTGCGCGAACGCCGCCAGCGGGAGATCTCCCGCCAGCAGGCGGTGGAGGCCAACCGCATCAGGGACATCAACCGCCAGTTGGAGCAGGAGGTCGAGGAGCGCAAGCGGACCGAGCACGAGCTGCGCGCGGCCCAGGAGGAGCTGATCCAGGCGGGCAAGCTGGCCGCGCTGGGCGAGATGGCCACGGCCATCGCCCACGAGCTGAACCAGCCCATCGCGGCCACCAAGACCTACGTGGCCAGTTGCCGCCTGATGCTCAAGCGCGACAAGCTGGACGACCTGGACCCCACCCTGCGCAAGGTCTCGGAGCTGGGCGACCGCATGGCCAAGGTCACCGGGCAGCTCAAGTCTTTCGCCCGCAAGACCACGGACAAGGAGATCGAGTTCGACCTGCGCCAGGCCGTGAAGGAGGCGCTCAACCTGATGAAGCACCAGTTCGTGGTCGAGAACTGCGACCTCAAGCTCTCCATGCCGGGTCAGCCCGTGCAGGTCATGGGCGACCGCATGCGCATGGAGCAGGTGCTCATCAACCTCTTCCGCAACGGGCTGGACGCCCTGCAGGACACCCCGGAACCGCTCATCGGCGTGCGCCTCTACGAGGACGGCGACCGGGCCACCATCCACGTCTGGGACAATGGTCCGGGCATCGCCGAAGAGGTCGGCAAAAAGATTTTCGAACCCTTCGTGACCACCAAGAAAGAGGGCATCGGCGTGGGCCTCGGCCTGTCCATCTCGTACAAGATCGTCAAGGACATGCGCGGCGACTTCCGGGTGGCCAACCGCGAGCCCAACGGGGCCGAGTTCTTCATCCACCTTCCCCTCTGCAAACACCAACAGGAAGCCAAACTATGA